The following are from one region of the Ischnura elegans chromosome X, ioIscEleg1.1, whole genome shotgun sequence genome:
- the LOC124171526 gene encoding NADH dehydrogenase [ubiquinone] 1 alpha subcomplex subunit 7, with protein sequence MAKVEPRNVGPLIKIIRNFLLGREHTTHLRHQDFIAARTQPPPNLPDGPSHKLSANYYYSRDGRREVKLPTVLAIRYGRQEIAAGASGSKDVAVKKATTPGSVYRWD encoded by the exons ATGGCGAAAGTTGAGCCGAGAAATGTGGGTCCTTTGATCAAGATTATTCGTAATTTCCTGTTAGGG AGGGAACACACAACTCATTTAAGGCACCAAGACTTCATCGCAGCACGTACTCAGCCTCCTCCTAATCTTCCTGATGGACCGTCACATAAACTTtctgcaaattattattattctcgcGATGGACGACGAGAAGTCAAACTTCCTACTGTCTTAGCCATTCGCTATGGGCGTCAAGAGATTGCGGCGGGCGCAAG TGGAAGCAAAGATGTAGCTGTCAAGAAAGCAACCACTCCCGGTAGCGTGTATCGTTGGGATTAA